One region of Suncus etruscus isolate mSunEtr1 chromosome 5, mSunEtr1.pri.cur, whole genome shotgun sequence genomic DNA includes:
- the RTP5 gene encoding receptor-transporting protein 5 encodes MDEVDLWASTLVQLMAVRKPFDTWKLLPDENLVAGQVEGSGHQYRLRGLSRFECGLCQWGWGSAHIHILFHLCWDEDQRLGLVKMRIWGQQCRLCPPEHARPCRVSLLNVRLFLGKLVLYILHKCYGEGPNTQCPELGFGECCEACGQGVCFFLKPLDPAWGPEAKPGFVQSRYMLFDDDNGWDRPGCQQLLALGSGTLVERIWGDPPNTIPLPFSVTDFIRSPLVKCNSFINDDDIVTVPFSLEGVGRAKEPFACALPEGSTFGKGFIYLPTKSMAPEKSQRLVVTICEPVFRGRGILFNSRARDFRGFIFQGRGALSSSLGVNSSLDRASKRPQIMSYIVGYMGSGEGSITFPLSLATLVTGKDPFTYIDGSITFPFIFIDDVNGKEGLTRGLGGCGRRGAKGHGPSLGPVLNGEFQESLSKGSVSLPFSIFTLIKRTGPQSSHLFHRYYRRQQQCWQQADTWGWEDPLSNDFCYLAGCCEPPSESSEDFWIWVSTIIFILWVIYLQKSSPDYHLGL; translated from the exons ATGGATGAGGTGGACCTGTGGGCCAGTACCCTGGTCCAGCTGATGGCTGTGAGGAAGCCATTTGACACCTGGAAGCTGCTCCCTGATGAGAACCTGGTTGCAGGGCAGGTGGAGGGCAGCGGCCACCAGTACCGGCTAAGGGGGCTTTCAAG GTTCGAGTGCGGCCTGTGCCAGTGGGGCTGGGGCTCTGCCCACATCCACATTCTTTTCCACCTGTGCTGGGACGAGGACCAGCGCCTGGGGCTGGTGAAGATGCGCATCTGGGGCCAGCAGTGCCGCCTGTGTCCACCCGAGCACGCCAGGCCTTGCCGGGTGAGCCTGCTCAATGTGCGGCTCTTCCTGGGCAAGCTGGTGCTTTACATCCTGCACAAATGCTATGGGGAGGGCCCCAACACCCAGTGCCCAGAGCTTGGCTTTGGGGAGTGCTGTGAGGCCTGTGGTCAGGGTGTCTGCTTCTTCCTCAAGCCCCTGGATCCAGCctgggggccagaggccaagcCGGGATTTGTGCAAAGCAGGTACATGCTGTTCGATGATGACAACGGCTGGGATAGGCCTGGTTGCCAGCAGCTGCTGGCCCTCGGTAGCGGGACACTGGTGGAACGCATCTGGGGGGACCCCCCCAACACCATCCCGCTCCCCTTCTCTGTGACTGATTTCATTAGGAGCCCACTGGTCAAGTGCAACAGCTTCATCAACGACGATGACATTGTCACCGTCCCCTTCTCCctggagggggtggggagggccaAGGAGCCCTTTGCCTGTGCCCTTCCGGAAGGCAGCACATTTGGCAAAGGCTTCATCTACCTGCCCACCAAATCTATGGCACCTGAGAAGAGCCAGCGTCTCGTGGTAACCATCTGTGAGCCCGTGTTTCGGGGCCGTGGCATTCTGTTCAATAGCCGGGCCCGGGACTTCCGAGGCTTCATTTTCCAAGGCCGTGGGGCCCTCTCCAGTTCACTGGGTGTCAATAGTAGCCTGGACCGGGCCAGCAAGCGACCACAGATAATGTCCTACATTGTGGGGTACATGGGCAGCGGGGAAGGCTCCATCACTTTCCCCTTGTCCCTGGCCACCCTGGTCACTGGCAAAGACCCCTTCACTTACATTGATGGCTCCATCACCTTCCCCTTTATCTTCATAGATGATGTTAACGGCAAAGAGGGCCTCACCAGGGGCCTGGGAGGGTGTGGGCGGCGGGGGGCCAAAGGGCATGGCCCCAGTCTGGGCCCTGTGCTGAATGGGGAGTTCCAAGAGTCCTTGAGCAAGGGCTCTGTCTCCCTGCCCTTCTCCATCTTCACCCTCATTAAGCGCACAGGCCCGCAGAGCAGCCACCTATTCCACCGATACTATCGCCGCCAGCAGCAGTGTTGGCAGCAGGCTGACACCTGGGGGTGGGAGGATCCCCTCTCTAATGACTTCTGCTATCTGGCTGGCTGCTGCGAGCCACCCTCAGAGTCCTCAGAGGACTTCTGGATCTGGGTGTCCACCATTATTTTCATCCTCTGGGTCATCTACCTGCAGAAGTCCAGCCCTGACTACCATCTGGGCTTGTGA